From a single Marinitoga sp. 38H-ov genomic region:
- a CDS encoding HD domain-containing protein: MKVKVFNLKPGMIVQEDIYNLKNRLNFKKGQVLDEKTIELIKKSNIIELEVSFDETSSFMQKSFEDFDLIVDEKKYSKWLENISGIFSHFSKEEFYVALNNISEEIYKTLNVSEYFVLNFMNSFGNDSLMYHSLNTAILVSIIAKKLDTPYIMYKQTVKFALIHDIGYAMLNDRIINDFDSNDKISVIHNVIAYKKLQTLKSALNYEILDSILYHHERYDGKGKFHLKGEKIPPLVRMTQVADAYTSLTELGYTPYQALSWILKRCGFIFDPFYVSLLYEVTGYYPTGTQVKLSDGSIGIVMRRNDIEFFPDVLVDGKIIKTGPDTNIYIKEVVE; this comes from the coding sequence TTGAAAGTAAAAGTTTTTAATTTAAAACCTGGAATGATTGTTCAGGAAGATATATATAATTTAAAAAACAGATTAAATTTTAAAAAAGGTCAAGTTCTTGATGAAAAAACTATTGAACTTATTAAAAAAAGTAATATAATTGAACTAGAAGTTTCTTTTGATGAAACTTCTAGTTTTATGCAAAAAAGTTTTGAAGATTTTGACCTTATAGTTGATGAAAAAAAATACTCTAAATGGTTAGAGAATATTAGCGGTATTTTTTCCCATTTCTCAAAAGAAGAGTTTTATGTTGCATTGAATAATATTTCTGAAGAAATATATAAAACTTTAAATGTTTCCGAATATTTCGTTTTAAACTTTATGAATTCTTTTGGAAATGATAGTTTAATGTATCATTCTTTAAATACCGCTATATTAGTTTCTATTATAGCAAAAAAATTAGATACTCCTTATATTATGTACAAACAAACAGTAAAATTTGCTTTAATACATGATATTGGTTATGCCATGTTAAATGATAGGATAATAAATGATTTTGACAGTAATGATAAAATTTCTGTTATACATAATGTTATAGCTTACAAAAAATTACAAACATTAAAATCAGCTTTAAATTATGAAATTTTGGATAGCATTTTATATCATCATGAAAGATATGATGGAAAAGGGAAATTCCATTTAAAAGGAGAAAAAATTCCTCCTTTAGTTAGAATGACTCAAGTTGCTGATGCATACACTTCTTTAACCGAATTAGGTTATACACCCTATCAAGCATTATCTTGGATATTAAAAAGATGTGGTTTTATCTTCGATCCATTCTATGTAAGTTTATTGTATGAAGTGACAGGTTACTATCCCACAGGAACGCAAGTAAAATTAAGTGATGGTTCTATTGGAATCGTAATGAGAAGAAATGATATAGAATTTTTCCCTGATGTTTTAGTAGATGGGAAAATTATAAAAACTGGTCCAGATACTAATATATATATAAAGGAAGTGGTAGAATGA
- a CDS encoding HD domain-containing phosphohydrolase — protein MKIIPLNKAKYGMILAMDIRDTTGKIIFKKNSEINEEVISTLKKFGIFNIPVSSLKVTQKISQEAFKHSVISPEILDLNYEKIKDVFKNLESNNNLDIDAVIDIASSIKNEIENNYSDILFVPLKKLKSFDEYLYAHSLNVMIISSLLAVESKILGDELLDISISSLLHDIGKTKVPIEIMNAPRVLNEEEMNIMRNHVLYGKKIAIESGIKDKNIIGGIYEHHERVDGKGYLEKKNGNEITVFGKIVAIADVYDALTSVRSYKGPWSPYKTISFILTNVEKQFDGTFAQGLINAFGIYPAGTRVQLSNGQFGTVIASNRSNKIRPLIKIDHGDVLDLSKEKNLRIVKVLDYILIE, from the coding sequence ATGAAAATTATACCACTTAATAAAGCAAAATATGGTATGATATTAGCCATGGATATCAGAGATACAACTGGAAAAATTATATTCAAAAAAAATTCAGAAATAAATGAAGAAGTGATATCAACATTAAAAAAATTTGGAATTTTTAATATTCCTGTCTCTTCATTAAAAGTTACACAAAAAATATCTCAAGAAGCTTTCAAGCATTCTGTTATTTCACCAGAAATTTTAGATTTAAATTATGAGAAAATAAAGGATGTTTTTAAAAATTTGGAAAGTAATAATAATTTAGATATTGATGCTGTTATAGATATAGCTTCATCAATAAAAAATGAAATAGAAAATAATTATTCTGATATACTATTTGTTCCTTTAAAAAAATTAAAATCTTTTGATGAATATTTATACGCACACTCATTAAATGTTATGATAATAAGTTCGCTATTAGCAGTTGAAAGTAAAATTTTGGGTGATGAACTTTTAGATATATCAATATCTTCATTATTACATGATATTGGAAAAACTAAAGTTCCTATTGAAATTATGAATGCTCCAAGAGTTTTAAACGAAGAAGAAATGAATATTATGAGAAATCATGTATTATATGGAAAAAAAATTGCAATTGAAAGTGGTATTAAAGATAAGAATATTATAGGTGGAATATACGAGCATCATGAAAGAGTTGATGGTAAAGGATATCTAGAGAAAAAAAATGGCAATGAAATTACCGTTTTTGGTAAAATTGTAGCAATAGCTGATGTTTATGATGCTCTAACAAGCGTTAGAAGTTATAAGGGTCCTTGGTCTCCATATAAGACAATTTCATTTATTCTAACTAATGTAGAAAAACAATTTGATGGTACGTTTGCACAAGGTCTTATTAACGCTTTCGGTATTTATCCAGCAGGGACACGGGTTCAACTTAGTAATGGCCAATTTGGTACAGTTATTGCTTCTAATAGATCAAATAAAATACGTCCATTGATAAAAATAGATCACGGAGATGTTTTAGATTTAAGCAAAGAGAAAAATTTAAGAATTGTAAAGGTATTGGACTATATTTTAATAGAGTGA
- a CDS encoding HD-GYP domain-containing protein — MKFLSIDKVLPNMVLAMDVKDFSGKILYKKGTLLDESKIKNIKNNGIFRIPIKDVSNMNFDTYINTTISKELLEKSFIKIKNIFETLISTGNLNIPEIENITTEIVKEMSNNFSDKIFVPLKKLKNYDDYLYSHSLNVMILSTLIALDMGIKNDELVEIGLSGILHDVGKTKIPLEILNAPRKLSEKEFEFVKKHVLYTKGILEKSGFNQKKVIDGSIEHHERFDGTGYIFKKKGKDISLYGRILALSDVYDALTSKRSYKEPWSPYKTISYILSHVNKDFDPEISQNLINSLGLFPPGMKVMLNDNSEGIIVGTNRNNKMKPIVKINNEIIDLNEDKKLRIIKILDYQHIEDF; from the coding sequence ATGAAGTTTCTATCTATAGATAAAGTATTACCAAACATGGTATTAGCAATGGATGTAAAAGATTTTTCTGGAAAAATTTTATATAAAAAAGGAACATTATTAGATGAATCAAAAATTAAAAACATTAAAAATAATGGGATTTTTAGAATTCCAATTAAAGATGTATCTAATATGAATTTTGATACTTATATAAATACAACAATTAGTAAAGAACTTCTAGAAAAAAGTTTTATAAAAATTAAAAATATTTTTGAAACGCTAATTTCTACAGGAAATTTGAATATTCCAGAAATTGAAAATATCACTACTGAAATTGTGAAAGAAATGAGTAATAATTTTTCAGATAAAATCTTTGTCCCTCTAAAAAAATTAAAAAATTATGATGACTATTTATACTCCCATTCTTTAAATGTAATGATTTTAAGTACCTTAATTGCTTTAGATATGGGAATTAAAAATGATGAATTAGTAGAAATAGGTTTAAGCGGTATATTACATGATGTTGGAAAAACAAAAATACCTTTAGAGATATTAAATGCTCCTAGAAAATTATCTGAAAAAGAATTTGAATTTGTAAAAAAACATGTACTATATACTAAAGGAATATTAGAAAAATCTGGATTTAACCAAAAAAAAGTTATTGATGGTTCCATTGAACATCATGAAAGGTTTGATGGTACTGGATATATTTTTAAGAAAAAAGGAAAGGACATATCTTTATACGGTAGAATATTAGCTTTAAGCGATGTTTATGATGCGTTAACTAGCAAAAGGAGTTATAAGGAACCTTGGTCTCCTTATAAAACAATATCGTATATTTTATCTCATGTGAATAAAGACTTTGATCCGGAAATTTCACAAAATCTTATTAATTCTCTTGGCCTGTTCCCTCCAGGTATGAAAGTAATGCTAAATGATAATTCAGAAGGAATTATCGTTGGAACTAATAGGAATAATAAAATGAAACCTATTGTTAAAATAAATAACGAAATTATAGATTTAAATGAAGATAAAAAACTAAGAATTATTAAAATTTTGGATTATCAACATATTGAAGATTTTTAA